One part of the Numenius arquata chromosome 24, bNumArq3.hap1.1, whole genome shotgun sequence genome encodes these proteins:
- the LOC141475245 gene encoding tubulin alpha-1C chain-like isoform X1: MRECISVHVGQAGVQIGNACWELYCLEHGIQPNGTMPSDKTIGGGDDSFNTFFSETSAGKHVPRAVFVDLEPAVIDEVRNGTYKQLFHPEQLISGKEDAANNYARGHYTVGKEIIDLVLERIRKLSDQCTGLQGFLIFHSFGGGTGSGFTSLLMERLSVDYGKKSKLEFAIYPAPQVSTAVVEPYNSILTTHTTLEHSDCAFMVDNEAIYDICRRNLDIERPTYTNLNRLIGQIVSSITASLRFDGALNVDLTEFQTNLVPYPRIHFPLVTYSPIISAEKAYHEQLSVSEITNACFEPSNQMVKCDPRHGKYMACCMLYRGDVVPKDVNAAIAAIKTKRTIQFVDWCPTGFKVGINYQPPTVVPGGDLAKVQRAVCMLSNTTAIAEAWARLDHKFDLMYAKRAFVHWYVGEGMEEGEFSEAREDLAALEKDYEEVGTDSMDGEDEGEEY, from the exons ATG CGTGAGTGCATCTCAGTCCATGTTGGTCAAGCTGGTGTGCAGATTGGCAATGCGTGCTGGGAGCTCTACTGCCTGGAGCATGGCATCCAGCCCAACGGGACCATGCCGAGTGATAAAACCATTGGTGGAGGGGACGATTCCTTTAACACGTTCTTCAGTGAGACCAGTGCAGGAAAACATGTCCCTCGTGCTGTGTTTGTGGACCTTGAACCAGCAGTAATAG ATGAAGTTAGGAATGGGACATACAAGCAACTCTTTCATCCTGAACAACTGATATCTGGTAAAGAAGATGCTGCAAATAACTATGCTCGAGGTCATTACACAGTTGGGAAAGAGATAATCGATCTAGTTCTAGAACGTATCAGGAAACTG tctgaTCAATGCACTGGCTTGCAGGGTTTCCTGATTTTCCACAGCTTTGGAGGAGGCACTGGCTCAGGTTTTACTTCTCTGCTGATGGAGCGCCTGTCAGTTGACTATGGGAAAAAATCAAAGTTGGAATTTGCCATCTACCCTGCACCACAGGTCTCCACAGCTGTTGTTGAGCCGTACAACTCCATCCTGACCACCCACACCACACTGGAGCATTCCGACTGTGCCTTTATGGTTGACAATGAGGCCATCTATGACATTTGCCGTAGGAATCTGGACATTGAACGCCCGACCTACACCAATCTCAACCGCCTCATTGGCCAGATAGTCTCTTCCATTACTGCTTCCCTCAGATTTGATGGTGCCTTAAACGTGGATCTTACTGAATTTCAAACTAACTTGGTGCCTTACCCTCGTATCCACTTCCCGTTGGTAACATATTCCCcaattatttcagcagaaaagGCCTACCACGAGCAGCTCTCGGTGTCCGAGATAACCAATGCTTGCTTTGAGCCATCCAACCAGATGGTGAAGTGCGACCCTCGCCATGGCAAGTACATGGCCTGTTGTATGCTGTATCGTGGGGATGTTGTCCCCAAGGATGTCAACGCTGCTATTGCTGCTATCAAAACCAAGCGCACGATCCAGTTTGTGGACTGGTGCCCTACTGGTTTTAAG GTTGGCATCAATTACCAGCCACCAACAGTGGTTCCTGGTGGTGACCTGGCCAAAGTCCAGCGGGCAGTGTGCATGCTGAGCAACACAACAGCCATTGCCGAGGCCTGGGCTCGGCTGGACCACAAGTTTGATCTGATGTACGCCAAACGTGCCTTTGTCCACTGGTACGTcggagaagggatggaggagggggagTTCTCAGAGGCTCGGGAAGACTTGGCTGCACTTGAGAAAGATTATGAAGAAGTGGGCACGGACTCAATGGATGGAGAAGATGAAGGTGAAGAATATTAA
- the LOC141475245 gene encoding tubulin alpha-1C chain-like isoform X2 — translation MPSDKTIGGGDDSFNTFFSETSAGKHVPRAVFVDLEPAVIDEVRNGTYKQLFHPEQLISGKEDAANNYARGHYTVGKEIIDLVLERIRKLSDQCTGLQGFLIFHSFGGGTGSGFTSLLMERLSVDYGKKSKLEFAIYPAPQVSTAVVEPYNSILTTHTTLEHSDCAFMVDNEAIYDICRRNLDIERPTYTNLNRLIGQIVSSITASLRFDGALNVDLTEFQTNLVPYPRIHFPLVTYSPIISAEKAYHEQLSVSEITNACFEPSNQMVKCDPRHGKYMACCMLYRGDVVPKDVNAAIAAIKTKRTIQFVDWCPTGFKVGINYQPPTVVPGGDLAKVQRAVCMLSNTTAIAEAWARLDHKFDLMYAKRAFVHWYVGEGMEEGEFSEAREDLAALEKDYEEVGTDSMDGEDEGEEY, via the exons ATGCCGAGTGATAAAACCATTGGTGGAGGGGACGATTCCTTTAACACGTTCTTCAGTGAGACCAGTGCAGGAAAACATGTCCCTCGTGCTGTGTTTGTGGACCTTGAACCAGCAGTAATAG ATGAAGTTAGGAATGGGACATACAAGCAACTCTTTCATCCTGAACAACTGATATCTGGTAAAGAAGATGCTGCAAATAACTATGCTCGAGGTCATTACACAGTTGGGAAAGAGATAATCGATCTAGTTCTAGAACGTATCAGGAAACTG tctgaTCAATGCACTGGCTTGCAGGGTTTCCTGATTTTCCACAGCTTTGGAGGAGGCACTGGCTCAGGTTTTACTTCTCTGCTGATGGAGCGCCTGTCAGTTGACTATGGGAAAAAATCAAAGTTGGAATTTGCCATCTACCCTGCACCACAGGTCTCCACAGCTGTTGTTGAGCCGTACAACTCCATCCTGACCACCCACACCACACTGGAGCATTCCGACTGTGCCTTTATGGTTGACAATGAGGCCATCTATGACATTTGCCGTAGGAATCTGGACATTGAACGCCCGACCTACACCAATCTCAACCGCCTCATTGGCCAGATAGTCTCTTCCATTACTGCTTCCCTCAGATTTGATGGTGCCTTAAACGTGGATCTTACTGAATTTCAAACTAACTTGGTGCCTTACCCTCGTATCCACTTCCCGTTGGTAACATATTCCCcaattatttcagcagaaaagGCCTACCACGAGCAGCTCTCGGTGTCCGAGATAACCAATGCTTGCTTTGAGCCATCCAACCAGATGGTGAAGTGCGACCCTCGCCATGGCAAGTACATGGCCTGTTGTATGCTGTATCGTGGGGATGTTGTCCCCAAGGATGTCAACGCTGCTATTGCTGCTATCAAAACCAAGCGCACGATCCAGTTTGTGGACTGGTGCCCTACTGGTTTTAAG GTTGGCATCAATTACCAGCCACCAACAGTGGTTCCTGGTGGTGACCTGGCCAAAGTCCAGCGGGCAGTGTGCATGCTGAGCAACACAACAGCCATTGCCGAGGCCTGGGCTCGGCTGGACCACAAGTTTGATCTGATGTACGCCAAACGTGCCTTTGTCCACTGGTACGTcggagaagggatggaggagggggagTTCTCAGAGGCTCGGGAAGACTTGGCTGCACTTGAGAAAGATTATGAAGAAGTGGGCACGGACTCAATGGATGGAGAAGATGAAGGTGAAGAATATTAA